A region of Paraburkholderia sp. BL23I1N1 DNA encodes the following proteins:
- a CDS encoding glycosyltransferase family 2 protein, whose amino-acid sequence MSISQPPSASSAPVPRVSICLPTCNRPDLLVECIDSCLAQSYGNLEIVIGDDSKDTRTQELMATRYANEPRIRYEKNQPPLGQADNVASLFARARGDKILLIHDDDLLTTDGVEKLISLWALHPQLEVAFADQYEADHNGAIDFDASMRLNTAFRRTKDAEGLQPLPGRTGLIQMFPNNGWMANADLVKRISYKDQYGMCCDFVFGTQLCLAARHVFYLHGYVSVYRKTATSISHSTRGTAVAATVSAYAFVKALTLPPQLEPSRKLALRRLAPVVVSVHARNQRAALGLKIALTHLFAYNYGFSMRLYYHLLMLSRAAVHVRQHAVVTGVAAAAPAVSAEPLAAVTDLVTESVKDLVTDRSELI is encoded by the coding sequence ATGTCCATCTCACAGCCCCCCTCGGCCTCCTCCGCGCCTGTGCCGCGGGTCTCCATCTGCCTGCCCACCTGCAATCGCCCTGATCTGCTCGTTGAGTGCATCGACTCCTGCCTCGCGCAAAGCTACGGCAATCTGGAAATCGTGATCGGCGACGATTCAAAGGACACCCGCACGCAGGAGTTGATGGCGACGCGCTATGCGAACGAACCGCGCATCCGCTATGAGAAGAACCAGCCGCCGCTCGGCCAGGCGGATAATGTCGCGAGCCTGTTCGCGCGCGCACGCGGCGACAAGATTCTACTGATTCACGACGACGACCTGCTCACCACCGACGGCGTCGAGAAGCTCATCTCGCTATGGGCGCTGCATCCGCAACTCGAGGTCGCGTTCGCCGATCAGTACGAGGCCGATCACAACGGCGCAATCGATTTCGACGCGAGCATGCGCCTGAACACCGCGTTTCGCCGCACGAAGGACGCCGAAGGCTTGCAGCCTTTGCCGGGCAGAACCGGGCTGATCCAGATGTTCCCGAATAACGGCTGGATGGCCAACGCGGACCTGGTCAAGCGGATCAGCTACAAGGATCAGTACGGCATGTGCTGCGATTTCGTGTTCGGCACCCAACTCTGTCTCGCGGCGCGCCACGTGTTCTATCTGCACGGATACGTGTCGGTGTATCGGAAGACGGCAACCTCGATCTCGCATAGCACGCGCGGCACGGCGGTTGCCGCGACCGTCAGTGCGTACGCGTTCGTCAAGGCGCTGACACTGCCGCCGCAACTGGAGCCGTCACGCAAGCTGGCGTTGCGCCGGCTCGCGCCGGTCGTCGTCTCGGTTCATGCGAGGAATCAGCGGGCGGCGCTCGGGCTGAAGATCGCGCTCACGCATCTGTTCGCCTACAACTATGGCTTCAGCATGCGGCTCTATTACCACCTGCTCATGCTCTCGCGTGCAGCCGTGCACGTGCGGCAGCACGCAGTGGTGACGGGTGTGGCCGCGGCCGCGCCTGCAGTTTCTGCCGAACCGCTGGCCGCCGTGACGGACCTTGTGACGGAAAGTGTTAAGGATCTTGTGACCGATCGATCCGAACTGATCTGA
- a CDS encoding MFS family transporter, which yields MTDLTDQTVATVHDAHDTRRRIFAIVGASSGNLVEWFDFYVYSFCALYFAPAFFPSGNTTTQLLNTAGVFAAGFLMRPIGGWFFGRLADKRGRKTAMMVSVFMMCGGSLVIAVLPTYAQIGALAPALLLVARLFQGLSVGGEYGTSATYMSEVALKGRRGFFASFQYVTLIGGQLCALLVLVVLQQTLSTEELKAWGWRVPFVIGALAALVALYLRKSLDETTTAETRQRKEAGTLRGLWLHKGAFATVLGFTAGGSLIFYTFTTYMQKYLVNTAGMHAKTASNVMTAALFVYMVMQPAFGALSDRIGRRRSMLFFGFFATIGTVPLLHALKDVTSPYAAFGLVVVALAIVSFYTSISGLIKAEMFPPEVRALGVGLSYAVANAIFGGSAEYVALWLKSVGNESTFYWYVTALCAIAGLVSLRMRDPSKEGYLRHEP from the coding sequence ATGACCGACCTGACCGACCAAACCGTGGCCACGGTGCACGACGCACACGACACCCGGCGCCGCATCTTCGCGATCGTAGGCGCTTCATCGGGCAACCTAGTCGAGTGGTTCGACTTCTACGTGTACTCGTTCTGCGCCCTGTATTTCGCGCCGGCCTTCTTCCCGAGCGGCAACACCACCACACAGTTGCTCAACACCGCCGGCGTCTTCGCCGCGGGCTTCCTGATGCGCCCGATCGGCGGCTGGTTCTTCGGCCGGCTCGCCGACAAGCGCGGCCGCAAGACCGCGATGATGGTGTCGGTGTTCATGATGTGCGGCGGCTCGCTCGTGATCGCGGTGCTCCCCACCTATGCGCAGATCGGCGCCCTGGCGCCGGCGCTGCTGCTGGTCGCGCGGTTGTTCCAGGGCCTGTCGGTGGGCGGCGAGTACGGCACCAGCGCCACCTACATGAGTGAAGTCGCGCTCAAGGGCCGCCGCGGTTTCTTCGCGTCGTTCCAGTACGTCACGCTGATCGGCGGGCAGTTGTGCGCGCTGCTGGTGCTGGTGGTCCTGCAACAAACCCTCTCCACCGAGGAACTGAAAGCGTGGGGTTGGCGCGTGCCATTCGTGATCGGTGCGTTGGCGGCGCTGGTCGCGCTGTATCTGCGTAAATCGCTCGACGAAACGACCACGGCCGAAACGCGTCAGCGCAAGGAAGCCGGCACGCTGCGCGGCTTGTGGTTGCACAAGGGCGCATTTGCGACGGTGCTCGGTTTTACGGCCGGCGGCTCGCTGATTTTCTACACGTTCACCACGTACATGCAGAAGTACCTGGTCAACACAGCCGGTATGCATGCCAAGACGGCGAGCAACGTGATGACCGCGGCGCTGTTCGTCTACATGGTGATGCAGCCGGCGTTCGGCGCCTTGTCGGACCGTATCGGCCGCCGCCGTTCGATGCTGTTCTTCGGCTTCTTCGCGACCATCGGCACCGTGCCGCTGCTGCACGCCCTGAAAGACGTGACGAGCCCGTATGCGGCCTTCGGCCTCGTGGTCGTGGCGCTGGCAATCGTCAGCTTCTATACGTCGATCAGCGGCCTGATCAAGGCCGAAATGTTCCCGCCGGAAGTGCGCGCGCTCGGCGTGGGTCTCTCGTATGCGGTGGCCAACGCGATCTTCGGCGGTTCGGCGGAATACGTCGCGCTGTGGCTGAAGTCGGTGGGCAACGAGTCGACGTTCTACTGGTATGTGACCGCGCTGTGCGCGATCGCCGGCCTCGTATCGCTGCGTATGCGCGATCCTTCGAAAGAAGGGTATCTGCGTCACGAACCTTGA
- a CDS encoding SpoVR family protein, which translates to MTKHLHNEARGYQPERGKGVPQQQQSGHAEAKADDTGTAAAGAVDAAAARGHTGTPTEGQREVRMNVADRRPLPCPSDWTFELIEEYDSHIARVAEQYELDVYPIQLELISAEQMMDAYASVGMPVNYRHWSFGKHFLSTEKSYRRGQMGLAYEIVINSNPCIAYLMEENTMTMQALVIAHAAYGHNSFFKGNYLFKLWTDAHAIIDYLVYAKNYIAECEERFGLDRVEELLDSCHALMNYGVDRYKRPQKLSLEKEFAARREREAYLQSQVNELWRTLPTRHTPLPEEIEERYPPEPQENLLYFAEKNAPLLEPWEREVIRIVRKVGQYFYPQRQTQVMNEGWATFWHYTLLNTMYAQGKLEDGFMMEFLHSHSNVVYQPPVTKPYYSGINPYALGFSMMSDIRRICEAPTEEDRKWFPELAGSPWLQAMHYAMRNFKDESFVAQYLSPHLIREMRLFSVLDDDMRDALEVSAIHDDSGYQYVRQALSRQYDMHHREPNIQVWAVNTRGDRSLTLRHFMSDNRHLSGDSDEVLKHMARLWQFDVYLESVDENGTVRKRYECKYVPPAIRV; encoded by the coding sequence ATGACAAAGCACTTGCACAACGAAGCGCGCGGCTATCAGCCGGAGCGTGGAAAAGGCGTGCCGCAGCAGCAACAGTCGGGGCATGCCGAGGCGAAGGCGGACGATACGGGAACCGCCGCAGCCGGAGCAGTCGACGCCGCTGCAGCACGGGGACACACCGGAACGCCCACTGAGGGGCAAAGGGAAGTCCGTATGAACGTAGCCGATAGACGGCCTTTGCCGTGCCCGTCCGACTGGACCTTCGAATTGATCGAAGAGTACGACTCGCATATTGCCCGTGTTGCAGAGCAATATGAACTCGACGTGTATCCGATCCAGCTCGAACTGATCAGCGCCGAACAGATGATGGACGCTTACGCATCCGTCGGCATGCCGGTGAACTACCGTCACTGGTCGTTCGGCAAACACTTTCTCTCCACCGAAAAGAGCTACCGTCGCGGGCAGATGGGGCTGGCGTATGAGATCGTCATCAATTCGAACCCTTGCATCGCGTACCTGATGGAAGAGAACACGATGACGATGCAGGCCCTCGTCATCGCGCACGCGGCCTATGGCCACAACTCGTTCTTCAAGGGCAACTATCTGTTCAAGCTATGGACGGATGCGCACGCGATCATCGATTACCTTGTCTACGCGAAGAATTACATCGCGGAGTGCGAGGAGCGCTTCGGGCTCGACCGGGTGGAGGAACTGCTCGACTCGTGCCACGCGTTGATGAACTACGGCGTGGACCGTTACAAACGTCCGCAGAAACTGTCGCTGGAAAAGGAGTTTGCGGCGCGCCGCGAACGTGAGGCTTATCTGCAGTCGCAGGTCAACGAACTGTGGCGCACCTTGCCGACCCGGCATACGCCGTTGCCGGAGGAAATCGAGGAGCGTTATCCGCCGGAGCCGCAGGAAAACCTGCTGTATTTCGCGGAGAAGAACGCGCCGTTGCTCGAGCCGTGGGAGCGGGAAGTGATCCGCATCGTGCGCAAGGTCGGGCAGTATTTTTATCCGCAACGGCAAACCCAGGTCATGAACGAAGGCTGGGCCACGTTCTGGCACTACACCTTGCTCAACACGATGTACGCCCAGGGCAAGCTGGAAGACGGCTTCATGATGGAGTTTCTCCATTCGCACAGCAATGTGGTCTACCAGCCGCCGGTCACGAAGCCTTACTACAGCGGCATCAACCCGTACGCGCTCGGTTTTTCGATGATGAGCGATATCCGCCGGATCTGCGAAGCGCCGACGGAGGAGGACCGCAAGTGGTTCCCCGAGCTGGCGGGTAGTCCCTGGCTGCAGGCGATGCACTACGCGATGCGCAACTTCAAGGACGAGAGTTTCGTCGCGCAGTATTTGTCGCCGCATCTGATCCGCGAGATGCGTCTTTTCTCGGTGCTCGATGACGACATGCGCGATGCGCTCGAAGTCTCGGCAATTCATGACGATAGTGGCTATCAGTATGTGCGCCAGGCGTTGTCGCGGCAGTACGACATGCATCATCGCGAACCGAATATTCAGGTGTGGGCGGTGAACACGCGTGGTGACCGGAGTCTGACGCTGCGGCATTTCATGAGCGACAACCGGCATTTGTCCGGCGATAGCGACGAGGTGCTCAAGCACATGGCGCGCTTGTGGCAGTTCGATGTTTACTTGGAAAGCGTTGATGAGAACGGGACCGTGAGGAAGCGGTACGAGTGCAAGTATGTGCCGCCGGCGATAAGAGTCTGA
- a CDS encoding YeaH/YhbH family protein, which produces MLHQIIDRRLAGKNKSIANRERFLRRVKNYIRRAVSEAVRDRSIKDIQNTQSITIPRKDIAEPSFRHGPGGKREMVHPGNSDYIRGDKIQRPQGGGGGGGGSQASNEGEGQDDFVFELSREEFMQYFFDDLELPRLVKTHLMAVPTWKSIRAGWAAEGTPNNIDVVRSLRSALGRRIALGAPLVNQLHEMERQLEVMKADPDDRREEIKLLEEEIHHLRGRIWRIPFIDPFDLRYVNRVKQPTPSSQAVMFCLMDVSGSMDEQRKDLAKRFFILLYLFLKRNYEKIEVVFIRHHTRAEEVDEDTFFHSTESGGTVVSSALELMQKVMDERYSPTEWNIYGAQASDGDNWTDDSPKCRKILSDDILEKVRYFAYIQVTPEEQNLWLEYAQLALSQPHMAMKKVETAADIYPVFRELFEKQVASS; this is translated from the coding sequence GTGCTTCATCAAATCATCGACCGCAGGTTAGCGGGTAAAAACAAGAGCATTGCAAATCGCGAGCGCTTTTTGCGACGCGTTAAGAACTACATTCGTCGCGCCGTTTCGGAAGCCGTGCGCGACCGCAGCATCAAAGATATCCAGAACACCCAGAGCATCACCATCCCCCGCAAGGACATCGCGGAGCCGTCGTTCCGGCATGGTCCCGGCGGCAAGCGGGAAATGGTGCATCCGGGCAACTCCGACTACATTCGCGGCGACAAGATTCAGCGCCCGCAAGGCGGTGGCGGCGGAGGCGGGGGCAGTCAGGCCAGCAACGAAGGCGAGGGTCAGGACGACTTCGTGTTCGAGCTGAGCCGCGAAGAATTCATGCAATATTTCTTCGACGACCTCGAACTCCCGCGTCTCGTCAAAACTCACCTGATGGCCGTGCCCACGTGGAAAAGTATCCGCGCCGGCTGGGCGGCCGAAGGCACGCCGAACAATATCGACGTGGTCCGCTCGCTGCGCAGCGCGCTCGGCCGCCGGATTGCGCTCGGTGCGCCGCTCGTCAATCAGCTGCACGAGATGGAACGGCAACTCGAAGTGATGAAGGCCGATCCGGACGACCGTCGCGAAGAGATCAAACTGCTCGAAGAGGAAATCCACCATTTGCGCGGGCGCATCTGGCGCATTCCGTTTATCGATCCGTTCGATCTGCGCTACGTGAATCGTGTGAAGCAGCCCACGCCGTCGAGCCAGGCGGTCATGTTCTGTCTGATGGATGTGTCCGGTTCCATGGACGAGCAGCGCAAGGATCTCGCCAAGCGTTTCTTCATCCTGCTGTATCTGTTCCTCAAACGTAACTACGAGAAGATCGAGGTGGTGTTCATCCGCCACCATACGCGCGCCGAGGAAGTCGACGAAGACACGTTCTTTCATTCGACGGAAAGCGGCGGCACGGTGGTGTCGAGCGCGCTGGAGCTGATGCAGAAGGTGATGGACGAGCGCTATTCGCCGACTGAATGGAATATTTACGGCGCTCAGGCTTCCGACGGCGACAATTGGACCGACGATTCACCCAAGTGCCGCAAGATACTTTCGGATGACATCCTGGAGAAGGTGCGCTATTTTGCGTATATCCAGGTCACGCCGGAAGAGCAGAACCTGTGGCTCGAATATGCCCAGTTGGCGCTCAGCCAGCCGCACATGGCGATGAAGAAGGTCGAAACCGCGGCTGACATCTATCCGGTATTCCGGGAACTGTTTGAGAAGCAGGTGGCGTCTTCATGA
- a CDS encoding PrkA family serine protein kinase, with amino-acid sequence MDIYSSFATRFEKTREDELSLEEYLALCKDNPAAYATAGERMLTAIGEPEQIDTRNDPRMSRIFANKVIKVYPAFREFYGMEEVIEQVVAYFRHSAQGLEEKKQILYLLGPVGGGKSSIAERLKQLMERVPFYSIKGSPVNESPLGLFDYDEDGPILEEQYGIPRRYLKNILSPWAVKRLHEYNGDIRKFRVVRRYPSILRQIGIAKTEPGDENNQDISSLVGKVDIRKLEQYAQDDADAYSYSGGLCLANQGLLEFVEMFKAPIKVLHPLLTATQEGNFKGTEGFGAIPFDGVILAHSNESEWKAFRNNRNNEALLDRIFVVKVPYCLRYGEEVKIYEKLLRNSSLASAICAPGTLKMMAQMSVLTRLQEPENSSLFSKMQVYDGENLKDTDPKAKSYQEYRDFAGVDEGMTGVSTRFAFKILSRVFNFDSTEVAANPVHLMYVLEQQIEREQFPPETEQKYLSFIKDVLASRYAEFIGKEIQTAYLESYSEYGQNIFDRYVTYADFWIQDQEFRDHDTGESFDRAALNAELEKIEKPAGISNPKDFRNEIVNFVLRARAANAGKNPAWISYEKLRVVIEKKMFSNTEELLPVISFNAKGSAEEQRKHEDFVNRMVTKGYTPKQVRLLCDWYLRVRKSS; translated from the coding sequence ATGGATATCTACAGCAGTTTCGCGACCCGCTTCGAGAAAACACGAGAGGATGAACTCTCGCTCGAGGAGTATCTCGCGCTCTGCAAAGACAATCCCGCCGCGTACGCTACGGCTGGCGAACGCATGTTGACGGCAATCGGTGAACCAGAACAGATCGACACTCGCAACGATCCGCGGATGTCGCGTATCTTCGCGAACAAGGTCATCAAGGTATACCCCGCATTCCGTGAGTTCTACGGAATGGAAGAGGTGATCGAGCAGGTGGTCGCCTACTTCCGGCATTCGGCCCAGGGGCTCGAAGAAAAGAAACAGATTCTGTATCTGCTGGGACCGGTCGGCGGCGGTAAATCGTCGATCGCGGAACGTCTGAAGCAACTCATGGAACGCGTGCCGTTCTACTCGATCAAGGGCTCGCCCGTCAACGAGTCGCCACTCGGTCTGTTCGATTACGACGAGGACGGTCCGATCCTCGAAGAGCAATACGGTATTCCACGCCGCTACCTGAAAAACATTCTGAGCCCGTGGGCGGTGAAGCGCCTGCACGAATACAACGGTGACATCCGCAAGTTCCGCGTGGTGCGCCGCTACCCGTCGATCCTTCGTCAGATCGGTATCGCCAAGACCGAACCGGGTGACGAAAACAATCAGGACATTTCGTCGCTGGTCGGCAAGGTCGACATCCGCAAGCTCGAACAGTACGCACAAGACGATGCGGACGCATACAGCTACTCCGGTGGCCTGTGCCTCGCGAATCAGGGCTTGCTCGAGTTCGTCGAAATGTTCAAGGCGCCGATCAAGGTCTTGCACCCGCTGCTCACCGCCACTCAGGAAGGCAACTTCAAAGGCACGGAAGGCTTCGGCGCGATCCCGTTCGACGGCGTGATCCTGGCCCACTCGAACGAGTCCGAATGGAAGGCGTTCCGCAACAACCGCAACAACGAAGCACTGCTCGACCGGATCTTCGTCGTGAAGGTTCCGTACTGCCTGCGCTACGGTGAAGAGGTCAAGATCTACGAGAAGCTGCTGCGTAATTCGTCACTGGCTAGTGCGATATGCGCGCCGGGTACGTTGAAGATGATGGCGCAGATGTCGGTGCTCACGCGCTTGCAGGAGCCGGAGAATTCCAGCCTGTTCTCGAAGATGCAGGTGTACGACGGCGAGAATCTCAAGGACACCGATCCGAAGGCCAAGTCGTATCAGGAGTACCGAGATTTCGCGGGCGTGGATGAAGGGATGACCGGCGTGTCGACCCGCTTCGCGTTCAAGATCCTGTCGCGCGTATTCAACTTCGATTCGACGGAAGTCGCGGCGAACCCGGTGCATCTGATGTATGTGCTCGAACAGCAGATCGAACGCGAGCAGTTCCCACCGGAAACCGAACAGAAGTACCTGTCGTTCATCAAGGACGTGCTCGCCTCGCGCTATGCCGAGTTCATCGGCAAGGAGATTCAGACCGCGTATCTGGAGTCGTATTCCGAGTACGGTCAGAATATTTTCGACCGCTACGTGACGTATGCGGACTTCTGGATTCAGGACCAGGAGTTCCGCGATCACGACACCGGCGAGAGTTTCGACCGTGCGGCGCTGAATGCCGAACTGGAGAAGATCGAGAAACCCGCGGGTATCAGCAACCCGAAGGACTTCCGCAACGAGATCGTGAACTTCGTGCTGCGTGCGCGTGCTGCGAATGCGGGGAAGAATCCCGCGTGGATCAGCTACGAGAAGCTGCGCGTCGTGATCGAAAAGAAGATGTTCTCGAACACGGAAGAACTGTTGCCGGTGATCTCGTTCAACGCCAAGGGTTCGGCGGAAGAGCAACGCAAGCACGAAGACTTCGTCAACCGGATGGTGACGAAGGGCTATACGCCGAAGCAGGTGCGCTTGCTGTGTGATTGGTATCTGCGCGTGCGCAAGTCGTCATGA
- a CDS encoding hydratase: protein MTQYDLAHRLVEARRQHRPIDAPPPDSLPPDAATAYAIQQAVIAGLGDATGAWKIGARAPGGAAAGAPIPASLVLPSPARVAHAGFFRVLVELEIAFRFAEAIEPRGRAYARDEVLSKVGVVLPTIEIVDSRFAEWPNVAPLAQLADAQNNGALITGHPVAYAGLARGFDFVSPELELSFDGDSLVPDATGNPAGDPRELLVWFVNHCAAMGITIEPEWTLTTGSYVGAHNVDKPGIVRGHIDGLGEVEIELT from the coding sequence ATGACGCAATACGACCTCGCGCACCGCCTCGTCGAAGCGCGCCGGCAGCATCGCCCGATCGATGCGCCCCCACCCGATAGCCTGCCGCCCGACGCGGCAACCGCGTACGCGATCCAGCAGGCAGTCATCGCAGGTCTCGGCGACGCGACAGGGGCGTGGAAGATCGGCGCCAGAGCGCCGGGCGGCGCCGCCGCGGGCGCGCCGATTCCGGCTTCGCTGGTGTTGCCGTCGCCCGCCCGGGTGGCCCATGCCGGCTTCTTCCGGGTGCTGGTGGAGTTGGAGATTGCCTTTCGTTTCGCCGAGGCAATCGAGCCGCGCGGCCGGGCTTATGCGCGCGACGAGGTGCTCTCGAAGGTCGGCGTCGTGCTGCCGACCATCGAGATCGTCGATAGCCGCTTTGCCGAGTGGCCCAATGTCGCACCGCTCGCGCAACTGGCCGACGCACAGAACAACGGCGCGTTGATCACCGGTCATCCGGTTGCCTATGCGGGCCTCGCCCGCGGCTTCGATTTCGTCTCGCCCGAACTGGAACTGAGCTTCGATGGCGACTCGCTAGTGCCGGACGCCACCGGTAATCCGGCCGGCGATCCACGCGAACTGCTGGTGTGGTTCGTCAACCATTGCGCCGCCATGGGCATCACCATCGAGCCCGAATGGACGCTCACCACCGGTTCGTACGTCGGTGCGCACAATGTGGACAAACCGGGCATTGTGCGCGGCCACATCGACGGTCTCGGGGAAGTGGAAATTGAACTGACCTGA
- a CDS encoding methyl-accepting chemotaxis protein has product MLNKGITIKARIGLTMAFLAALLVAIGVFGLFGMSRSNDAYQDTFTNAMPSAVDIGNAELYAARERLALDRAAFMIGTPDAATAVERAHGMRATSDTWWKKYMDLPRDAEEDRLAQDVVAKRDALHQQLDAFAALITANDQSKVVEGAKRLQATYNELASSDDALRKFQFVSARQGYDSAQSGFEVFRTVSAVALLVGVLAAVLSYLTLSRAIGRPLDAALGHFDAISAGDLRRPVVVTSRDEMGQLLEGIAKMQRSLTETVRTVRSGSESIATATRQIAAGNIDLSSRTEEQASALQETASSMEELTGTVKQNADNARQASSLAANASEIANKGSAVVGQVVGTMGDINQSSAKIADIISIIEGIAFQTNILALNAAVEAARAGEEGRGFAVVAGEVRSLAQRSSAAAKEIKELIDTSVERVQSGSALVDEAGRTMTEIIGAVQRVTDIMGEIAAASEEQSSGIDQVARAVTQMDEVTQQNAALVEEAAAAASSLEDQAGKLRAAVAVFQLEEGGYKAPVNAAPKRAAAPVRSTAARKVSHPVSHPATAAKAAAAPAAAPAAAAPTRAPAKAVASAGSDHDWETF; this is encoded by the coding sequence ATGTTGAACAAAGGCATCACGATCAAGGCCCGGATTGGCCTAACGATGGCTTTTCTTGCCGCGTTGCTGGTGGCCATCGGCGTTTTCGGTCTGTTCGGCATGAGCCGTTCGAACGACGCTTACCAGGACACTTTCACTAACGCAATGCCGAGCGCTGTCGATATCGGCAACGCCGAGCTGTATGCGGCGCGCGAACGGCTGGCGCTCGACCGGGCGGCGTTCATGATCGGCACGCCGGACGCGGCGACCGCGGTCGAGCGTGCGCATGGCATGCGTGCGACGTCCGACACGTGGTGGAAAAAGTATATGGACCTGCCGCGCGACGCTGAGGAAGACCGTCTCGCGCAGGACGTCGTCGCCAAACGCGACGCGCTGCATCAGCAACTGGACGCGTTTGCGGCGCTCATCACAGCGAACGACCAGAGCAAGGTCGTCGAAGGCGCCAAGCGCCTGCAGGCGACCTACAACGAGCTCGCCAGCTCGGACGACGCGCTGCGCAAGTTCCAGTTCGTCTCCGCCAGGCAAGGTTACGACTCCGCGCAAAGCGGCTTCGAAGTGTTCCGCACGGTGAGCGCCGTCGCCCTGCTGGTCGGCGTGCTCGCCGCTGTGCTGTCCTACCTGACGCTCAGCCGCGCGATCGGCCGCCCGCTCGACGCAGCCCTTGGTCATTTCGACGCGATTTCCGCAGGCGATCTGCGCCGCCCGGTCGTAGTCACCTCGCGCGACGAAATGGGGCAGTTGCTTGAAGGCATCGCCAAAATGCAGCGCAGTCTCACCGAAACGGTGCGTACGGTGCGCAGCGGCAGTGAGTCGATCGCGACGGCCACGCGCCAGATCGCGGCCGGCAATATCGATCTGTCCTCGCGTACGGAAGAACAGGCCTCGGCGCTGCAGGAAACCGCGTCGAGCATGGAAGAGCTGACCGGCACGGTCAAGCAGAACGCCGACAACGCTCGCCAGGCGAGCTCGCTGGCGGCCAATGCGTCCGAGATTGCCAACAAGGGCAGTGCGGTGGTCGGCCAGGTGGTCGGCACGATGGGCGACATCAATCAGAGCTCGGCGAAGATTGCCGACATCATTTCGATCATTGAAGGAATTGCGTTCCAGACCAACATCCTGGCCCTGAATGCGGCCGTGGAAGCGGCGCGGGCCGGCGAAGAAGGGCGCGGATTCGCGGTGGTGGCAGGCGAAGTGCGCAGCCTCGCGCAGCGTTCGTCGGCGGCGGCCAAGGAAATCAAGGAGCTGATCGACACCTCGGTGGAGCGCGTGCAGTCCGGCTCGGCGCTGGTCGACGAAGCGGGCCGCACCATGACCGAGATTATCGGTGCGGTGCAGCGCGTGACCGACATCATGGGCGAGATCGCGGCGGCCTCGGAAGAGCAAAGCAGCGGCATCGACCAGGTGGCGCGCGCGGTGACCCAGATGGACGAGGTGACGCAGCAGAACGCCGCGCTGGTTGAAGAAGCCGCGGCTGCGGCGTCTTCGCTCGAAGATCAGGCTGGCAAGCTGCGTGCCGCGGTTGCCGTGTTCCAGCTCGAAGAAGGCGGATACAAGGCGCCGGTGAACGCGGCGCCGAAGCGCGCGGCCGCGCCGGTTCGCTCGACGGCGGCCCGTAAAGTGTCACACCCGGTGTCGCACCCGGCCACAGCCGCCAAGGCAGCAGCCGCACCGGCCGCAGCACCGGCAGCCGCCGCGCCGACCAGGGCGCCGGCCAAGGCAGTGGCGAGCGCCGGCAGCGATCATGATTGGGAAACCTTCTGA